A stretch of Mycobacterium sp. ITM-2016-00316 DNA encodes these proteins:
- the rsmD gene encoding 16S rRNA (guanine(966)-N(2))-methyltransferase RsmD, with amino-acid sequence MTRIVAGQFKGRRISVPASGTRPTTDRVRESLFNVLQARMDLDGIAVLDLYAGSGALGLEALSRGASSALLVESDRRAVAVIEANIAALGARGAVVRRTPVDKVVQSTGRPVDLVFADPPYEVDAGAVERVLAALLANGWVRPGALAVIERAAGGPAIVWPDGWAAEEERRYGDTRLEFGVIA; translated from the coding sequence CTGACCCGGATCGTCGCCGGACAGTTCAAGGGACGCCGAATCTCGGTGCCCGCCAGCGGAACCCGTCCGACCACCGACAGGGTGCGGGAGTCGTTGTTCAACGTGCTGCAGGCGCGGATGGATCTCGACGGGATCGCGGTGCTCGATCTGTACGCCGGCTCCGGTGCGCTGGGGCTGGAGGCGTTGTCCCGTGGTGCGTCCTCGGCGTTGCTGGTCGAGTCCGACCGGCGTGCCGTCGCGGTGATCGAGGCCAATATCGCCGCGCTCGGAGCCAGGGGAGCCGTGGTGCGCCGGACCCCGGTCGACAAGGTGGTCCAATCCACGGGTAGACCGGTCGATCTGGTGTTCGCCGACCCGCCGTATGAGGTGGACGCCGGTGCCGTCGAGCGCGTGCTGGCCGCACTCCTGGCGAATGGCTGGGTGCGCCCCGGCGCGCTCGCGGTGATCGAGCGTGCGGCGGGCGGGCCGGCGATCGTCTGGCCGGACGGCTGGGCGGCCGAGGAGGAGCGCCGCTACGGCGACACCCGACTGGAGTTCGGCGTCATCGCGTAG
- the coaD gene encoding pantetheine-phosphate adenylyltransferase produces MSGAVCPGSFDPVTLGHLDVFERAAAQFDEVVVAVLVNPNKKGMFSADERIELIRESTTHLPNLRVESGSGLVVDFVKQRGLTAIVKGLRTGTDFEYELQMAQMNKHVAGVDTFFVATTPQYSFVSSSLAKEVAQLGGDVTDLLPAPVNARLREKLKG; encoded by the coding sequence ATGAGTGGCGCTGTGTGTCCCGGATCATTCGACCCCGTCACCCTCGGTCATCTCGATGTCTTCGAACGGGCGGCCGCCCAGTTCGACGAGGTCGTGGTGGCCGTGCTGGTGAACCCGAACAAGAAGGGGATGTTCAGCGCCGATGAGCGCATCGAATTGATCCGCGAGTCGACGACGCATCTGCCGAATCTGCGGGTCGAGTCCGGCTCCGGTCTGGTGGTCGACTTCGTCAAGCAGCGCGGGCTGACCGCCATCGTCAAGGGGCTGCGCACCGGCACCGATTTCGAGTACGAGCTGCAGATGGCACAGATGAACAAGCACGTCGCCGGCGTCGACACCTTCTTCGTGGCGACCACGCCGCAGTACTCGTTCGTGTCGTCCTCACTGGCCAAGGAGGTCGCTCAGCTCGGCGGCGATGTCACCGACCTGCTGCCCGCGCCGGTGAACGCGCGGCTGCGCGAAAAGCTCAAGGGCTGA
- the sepIVA gene encoding cell division protein SepIVA — protein MYRVFEALDELSAIVEEARGVPMTAGCMVPRGDVLELLDDIKDAIPGELDDAQDVLDARDSMLNEAKDHSQSMVATASAEADSMVNHARGEADRLLADAKSQADRMVAEARAHSERMVGEAREEASRIASTAKREYEAATGRAKAEADRLIENGNISYEKAVQEGIKEQQRLVSQTEIVQTATSEATRLVDTAHAEADRLRGECDIYVDSKLAEFEDYLNGTLRSVSRGRHQLRTAAGTHDYATR, from the coding sequence GTGTATCGAGTGTTTGAGGCGCTTGACGAACTCAGCGCAATCGTCGAAGAAGCCCGTGGCGTGCCGATGACGGCCGGGTGCATGGTGCCGCGCGGCGATGTCCTGGAGCTGCTCGACGACATCAAGGACGCCATTCCCGGTGAGCTCGACGATGCCCAGGATGTGCTGGACGCCCGGGACTCGATGCTCAACGAGGCGAAGGACCACTCCCAGTCCATGGTGGCCACCGCGTCGGCCGAGGCCGATTCGATGGTCAACCACGCCCGCGGTGAGGCCGACCGGCTGCTGGCGGACGCCAAGTCACAGGCCGACCGGATGGTCGCCGAGGCGCGCGCGCACAGCGAGCGGATGGTCGGCGAGGCCCGCGAAGAGGCGAGCCGCATCGCCTCGACGGCGAAGCGCGAGTACGAGGCCGCGACCGGGCGCGCCAAGGCCGAGGCCGATCGTCTGATCGAGAACGGCAACATCTCCTACGAGAAGGCCGTCCAGGAGGGCATCAAGGAGCAGCAGCGCCTGGTTTCGCAGACCGAGATCGTGCAGACCGCCACCAGTGAGGCCACCCGACTGGTCGACACCGCGCACGCCGAGGCCGACCGGCTGCGCGGCGAATGCGATATCTACGTCGACAGCAAGCTCGCCGAGTTCGAGGATTACCTCAACGGCACCCTGCGCTCGGTGAGCCGTGGCCGTCATCAGCTGCGCACCGCCGCCGGGACACACGACTACGCCACCCGGTAG
- a CDS encoding SfnB family sulfur acquisition oxidoreductase yields MTTGASGEATRIADATQALAIATELSASFAAEAGARDAGRVLPHDQVQALKESGLLSLSVPVEHGGIAAPAAVIAEVFRLLAHGDPSVAQIPHSHYTFLEAVRLQGTDAQRAFFYEKVLEGALFANAQSERSGRIDVDATTLIPDGEHYVLDGRKFYSTGALFADWVIVRASLPEHPGDSPTSSTPKALAFVPAGTRGLRVVDDWDGMGQRTTASGTVTLDGVRVPAEQVVAFTPIFSAPSVYGARAQLFHTALDVGIATAALAEGVRQSATARPHFEAGVETAADDPTVVHLAGEVTVTVRGAQALLTEAGRAVDAAAADLDSGSAAAASVSVAVAKVAATRASLEASSALFELGGTRSASGAANLSRYWRDARTHTLHDPTRWKLQHIGRYTLSGTTPPRHGQL; encoded by the coding sequence GTGACGACCGGCGCCTCGGGTGAGGCCACCAGGATCGCCGACGCCACACAGGCGCTGGCCATCGCGACCGAGTTGTCGGCGTCCTTCGCCGCCGAGGCCGGTGCTCGCGATGCCGGCCGGGTGCTGCCACACGATCAGGTGCAAGCGCTCAAGGAGTCCGGTCTGCTCTCGCTGTCGGTCCCCGTCGAGCACGGCGGGATCGCGGCACCCGCGGCGGTGATCGCCGAGGTGTTCCGGTTGCTCGCACACGGCGACCCATCGGTCGCCCAGATTCCGCATTCGCACTACACGTTCCTGGAGGCGGTGCGACTGCAGGGCACCGACGCGCAGCGGGCGTTCTTCTACGAGAAGGTCTTGGAGGGCGCGCTTTTCGCCAACGCGCAATCCGAACGCTCGGGCCGCATCGATGTGGACGCCACAACCCTGATACCTGATGGCGAGCACTATGTGCTCGACGGCCGCAAGTTCTATTCCACCGGTGCGCTGTTCGCCGACTGGGTGATCGTGCGGGCCTCGCTGCCGGAGCATCCCGGGGATAGCCCGACATCGTCCACGCCGAAGGCACTGGCCTTCGTGCCCGCCGGCACCCGGGGACTGCGGGTCGTCGACGACTGGGACGGGATGGGACAGCGCACCACCGCCTCGGGCACCGTCACCCTCGATGGCGTGCGGGTGCCTGCCGAGCAGGTGGTGGCGTTCACCCCCATCTTCAGCGCGCCCAGCGTGTACGGGGCGCGGGCGCAGTTGTTCCACACCGCGCTCGACGTCGGGATCGCCACCGCGGCACTGGCCGAAGGGGTCCGTCAGTCCGCCACGGCCCGCCCGCATTTCGAGGCCGGGGTGGAAACCGCCGCCGATGATCCGACGGTCGTGCACCTTGCCGGCGAAGTCACCGTCACCGTGCGTGGCGCGCAGGCGTTGCTGACCGAGGCAGGCCGCGCCGTGGATGCGGCGGCCGCCGACCTCGACTCCGGCAGTGCCGCTGCGGCTTCGGTGTCCGTGGCAGTGGCCAAGGTGGCCGCCACCCGGGCGTCGTTGGAGGCGTCGAGCGCACTGTTCGAACTGGGCGGCACCCGCAGCGCATCCGGTGCGGCGAACCTGTCGAGGTACTGGCGCGACGCCCGCACCCACACGTTGCACGACCCGACCCGCTGGAAGTTGCAGCACATCGGCCGCTACACCCTGTCGGGCACCACACCGCCGCGGCACGGCCAGCTTTGA
- a CDS encoding NAD(P)/FAD-dependent oxidoreductase, with protein sequence MTRIAVIGAGPCGLAQLHAFEQARQDGVDVGEVVCFEKQSDWGGLWNYTWRTGLDSHGDPVHGSMYRYLWSNGPKECLEFADYSFDEHFGGPIPSFPPREVLYDYIVGRAKKSNVRQFIQFDTAVRDITFDGDTFTVTVESWESGPGLLRTETFDHVIVATGHFSTPYVPEYPGFESFPGRILHSHDFRDAVEFAGKNLLILGSSYSAEDIALQSLKYGAGSITIAYRNAPMGFGWPDGITEVPALQHLDGRTAHFADGTSRDVDAIILCTGYQHHFPFIDPDLRLTTANNLYPAGLYKGVVWTANPKLLYLGMQDQYYTFNMFDAQAFVARDVVLGRLPLPPADAMAVDVDAWLTRYAAVDTVMEQIDFQTAYVRDLMALTDYQSFDLDMVRQHFVTWEHDKDESITGYRDKSFASPCTGTVGPVPSSTWWEELDDSLARFLQR encoded by the coding sequence ATGACCAGAATCGCCGTGATCGGCGCCGGCCCCTGCGGACTGGCCCAGCTGCACGCGTTCGAGCAGGCGCGACAGGACGGCGTCGACGTCGGCGAGGTGGTGTGCTTCGAGAAGCAGAGCGACTGGGGTGGGCTGTGGAACTACACCTGGCGCACCGGTCTGGACTCGCACGGAGATCCGGTGCACGGCAGCATGTACCGCTACCTGTGGTCCAACGGACCCAAGGAGTGCCTGGAGTTCGCCGACTACAGCTTCGACGAGCACTTCGGCGGTCCGATCCCGTCATTCCCGCCGCGCGAGGTGCTCTACGACTACATCGTCGGGCGGGCCAAGAAGAGCAATGTGCGCCAGTTCATCCAGTTCGACACCGCCGTCCGTGATATCACCTTCGACGGAGACACCTTCACCGTCACCGTCGAATCCTGGGAGTCCGGTCCCGGCCTGCTGCGCACCGAGACGTTCGACCACGTCATCGTGGCGACAGGGCACTTCTCCACCCCGTATGTACCGGAGTACCCGGGCTTCGAATCCTTCCCGGGCCGCATTCTGCATTCGCACGACTTCCGGGACGCGGTCGAGTTCGCCGGCAAAAACCTGCTGATCCTGGGCAGCAGCTATTCGGCCGAGGACATCGCACTGCAATCCCTCAAGTACGGCGCCGGGTCCATCACCATCGCCTACCGCAACGCCCCGATGGGATTCGGCTGGCCCGACGGCATCACCGAAGTCCCTGCGCTGCAACACCTGGACGGTCGCACCGCGCATTTCGCCGACGGCACCAGCCGCGACGTGGACGCGATCATCCTGTGTACGGGATACCAGCACCACTTCCCGTTCATCGATCCCGACCTGCGGCTGACGACCGCGAACAACCTGTACCCCGCCGGGCTGTACAAGGGCGTGGTGTGGACGGCCAATCCGAAGCTGCTGTACCTGGGCATGCAGGACCAGTACTACACCTTCAACATGTTCGACGCACAGGCCTTCGTGGCCCGCGATGTGGTGCTGGGCCGGCTGCCGCTGCCCCCGGCCGATGCGATGGCCGTCGATGTCGACGCCTGGCTGACCAGGTACGCCGCGGTCGACACCGTCATGGAGCAGATCGACTTCCAGACCGCCTACGTGCGGGATTTGATGGCGCTCACCGATTACCAGTCCTTCGATCTGGACATGGTGCGACAGCATTTCGTCACCTGGGAACACGACAAGGACGAGAGCATCACCGGATACCGCGACAAATCGTTCGCCTCGCCGTGCACCGGCACGGTCGGCCCCGTACCCAGTTCCACCTGGTGGGAGGAGCTCGACGACAGCCTCGCCCGATTCCTGCAGCGCTGA
- a CDS encoding DUF1989 domain-containing protein has protein sequence MIERFRVAPGSVTALSVTGGDRFEVIDRYGRQAVELTVLAADPRAVSGSAPDSPATVLRSLVAGPDENGYAAGRILGLLSRHVDQDQARATRLFGGDSEAGARLGFAVAADAVVLIAAPAVPMNLALAEPNPPSEVIIEVHRASPLRVHERELPAPLAEPLWDMRIDASTASSYEIRAGQFVQIIDVQGRQCSDFLAFDARGLDGGHEYGLDATTTRSIGGGAYPQPGLFGKFFDGRAQPLVEVVRDTVGRHDTFALACTAKYYADFGYPGHVNCTDNFNATLARFGVAARAGWPALNLFYNTAFDAAHQLTSDEPWSRPGDYVMLRACTDLVCASSACPDDIDPANGWTPTDIHIRVYDSTRRFSVAVGHRLTPDSEPVLTKPTAFASRTGALTSNFTEYQGYWLPNSFDGHGPQQEYWACRERAAVMDLSALRKFEVLGPDAEALLQATLTRDIRRLSRGQVVYSAMCTESGGVIDDCTVLRLNDTNFRFIGGDPHDGMWLRTQAEKLGLHRVWIKDSTDQMHNIAVQGPASRELLAGLIWTPPTQPALRDLGWFRFLIGRLGGPDGIPLLVSRTGYSGELGYELWVHPGDAETLWDAVWLAGEPHGLAPLGLEALEILRVESGLIAAGHEFDDQIDPFEAGIGFAVPLKSKTDDFVGRAALLERKAHPQRTLVGLRLDGNETAAHGDCVRIGRAQVGVITSGVRSPTLGASIALCRMAVQHSDPGTRVEVGKLDGHRKRIPATVTTFPFYDPDKTRPRS, from the coding sequence ATGATCGAACGCTTCCGGGTGGCACCCGGCTCGGTCACTGCGCTGTCGGTCACCGGCGGTGACCGCTTCGAGGTGATCGACCGGTACGGGCGCCAGGCCGTGGAACTGACGGTGCTCGCCGCCGATCCGCGTGCGGTCAGCGGATCGGCGCCGGACTCGCCGGCCACAGTCTTGCGCAGCCTGGTGGCCGGCCCCGACGAGAACGGCTACGCGGCCGGTCGGATCCTGGGACTGCTCTCACGCCACGTCGACCAGGACCAGGCCCGGGCCACCCGGCTGTTCGGCGGAGACTCCGAAGCCGGCGCCCGACTCGGTTTCGCCGTCGCCGCGGACGCCGTCGTGCTCATCGCCGCACCCGCGGTCCCGATGAACCTGGCGCTCGCCGAACCGAATCCACCCTCGGAGGTGATCATCGAGGTGCACCGGGCCAGCCCGCTGCGGGTGCACGAGCGCGAGCTGCCCGCGCCGCTGGCAGAACCGTTGTGGGACATGCGCATCGACGCCTCGACCGCGTCGTCCTATGAGATCCGGGCCGGGCAGTTCGTCCAGATCATCGACGTCCAGGGCAGGCAGTGTTCGGACTTTCTGGCCTTCGATGCCCGCGGCCTCGACGGCGGACACGAGTACGGGCTGGATGCCACCACCACCCGCAGCATCGGTGGCGGCGCGTATCCGCAGCCCGGGTTGTTCGGCAAGTTTTTCGACGGCCGGGCACAACCTCTCGTCGAGGTGGTGCGGGACACCGTGGGCAGGCACGACACCTTCGCGCTGGCCTGCACCGCCAAGTACTACGCCGATTTCGGCTACCCCGGCCATGTCAACTGCACCGACAACTTCAACGCGACGCTGGCCCGGTTCGGGGTGGCCGCCCGCGCCGGGTGGCCGGCGCTGAACCTGTTCTACAACACCGCTTTCGACGCGGCGCACCAGCTGACCTCCGATGAGCCGTGGTCGCGCCCGGGCGACTACGTGATGCTGCGGGCCTGTACCGACCTGGTGTGCGCGTCATCGGCCTGCCCGGACGATATCGACCCCGCGAACGGTTGGACGCCCACCGACATCCACATCCGCGTCTACGACTCCACCAGGAGGTTCTCTGTGGCGGTGGGACACCGGTTGACCCCGGACTCCGAGCCCGTGCTGACCAAGCCCACCGCGTTCGCCTCCCGGACCGGCGCACTGACCTCCAATTTCACCGAGTATCAGGGCTATTGGCTGCCCAACAGCTTCGACGGCCACGGACCGCAACAGGAGTACTGGGCGTGCCGGGAACGCGCCGCGGTGATGGACCTGTCGGCGCTGCGCAAGTTCGAGGTCCTCGGCCCCGATGCCGAAGCCCTGCTACAGGCCACGCTGACCCGCGATATCCGACGGCTGTCCCGCGGGCAGGTGGTGTACTCGGCGATGTGCACCGAGTCCGGCGGCGTCATCGATGACTGCACGGTGTTACGCCTGAACGACACCAACTTCCGCTTCATCGGCGGTGACCCCCATGACGGGATGTGGCTACGCACCCAAGCCGAGAAGCTGGGACTGCACCGGGTGTGGATCAAGGACTCCACCGATCAGATGCACAATATCGCCGTGCAGGGGCCGGCCAGCCGTGAGCTGCTCGCCGGACTGATCTGGACTCCGCCGACCCAGCCGGCCCTGCGGGATCTGGGGTGGTTCCGGTTCCTGATCGGGCGGCTCGGCGGACCCGACGGGATCCCGCTGCTGGTGTCCCGCACCGGATACTCCGGCGAACTCGGCTACGAGCTGTGGGTGCACCCCGGCGACGCCGAAACCCTCTGGGACGCGGTGTGGCTGGCCGGTGAACCGCACGGTCTGGCGCCCTTGGGCCTGGAGGCCCTGGAGATCCTGCGTGTCGAGTCGGGTCTGATCGCGGCCGGCCACGAATTCGACGATCAGATCGACCCGTTCGAGGCAGGTATCGGATTCGCCGTCCCACTCAAGTCCAAGACCGACGATTTCGTGGGCCGGGCAGCACTTCTCGAACGCAAGGCCCACCCGCAACGCACACTGGTGGGGCTGCGTCTGGATGGCAACGAAACCGCCGCACACGGGGACTGCGTGCGCATCGGTCGCGCCCAGGTCGGCGTGATCACCAGCGGTGTCCGCTCTCCCACCCTGGGAGCCAGTATCGCGTTGTGCCGCATGGCCGTCCAGCACAGCGATCCCGGCACCCGGGTGGAGGTCGGCAAGCTCGACGGGCACCGCAAGCGCATCCCGGCCACCGTCACCACCTTCCCCTTCTACGACCCCGACAAGACCCGACCCCGCTCATGA
- a CDS encoding ethanolamine utilization protein, protein MTSTAAPIFQVTSGFWESLPQMPLEQYPGTEGFIDDVYANPDGVPMCSGYFELRNTDAPLDYYYAYDEMKVVLEGEFRLENPDTGQVQIARAKDAIFFPKGSRILFSTPDHALAFYVGYRSFAP, encoded by the coding sequence GTGACGAGTACGGCCGCGCCCATCTTCCAAGTCACCTCGGGTTTCTGGGAATCACTTCCGCAGATGCCCCTGGAGCAGTACCCGGGAACCGAGGGGTTCATCGACGACGTCTACGCCAACCCCGACGGGGTGCCGATGTGCTCGGGGTACTTCGAGCTGCGCAATACCGATGCGCCGCTGGACTATTACTACGCCTACGACGAGATGAAGGTCGTCCTCGAAGGTGAGTTCCGGCTGGAGAACCCGGACACCGGACAGGTGCAGATCGCACGGGCCAAGGACGCCATCTTCTTCCCGAAGGGCTCGCGGATCTTGTTCTCCACCCCGGACCATGCCCTGGCGTTCTACGTCGGCTACCGGTCGTTCGCGCCCTGA
- a CDS encoding LLM class flavin-dependent oxidoreductase, whose amino-acid sequence MTVKLHWFLPTYGDSRLIVGGGHGTPAGAAGGDREASIDYLASIVRGAERFGFTGALIPTGAWCEDAFVTAALLARETTSLAFLVAFRPGLVSPTLSAQMAATFARHAPGRILLNVVVGGEAHEQRSFGDHLDKDARYARADEFLDVVRRLWAGETVSLDGEYIQVEEAALAVPPSPVPPLYFGGSSKAAGPVAAHHADVYLTWGEPPAAVAEKIAWIRKEAEAAGRTLRFGIRLHTISRDTADEAWAQADKLIGALDEETVQAAQAGLARSQSEGQKRMLALHQANRTNGTWSDARSLEIAPNLWSGVGLVRGGAGTALVGSHAEVADRIAEYAEIGIDEFIFSGYPHLEELYWFGEGVVPILRERGLFNLGSGADYPMAPSVSIPFVGSAR is encoded by the coding sequence CTGACCGTGAAGTTGCACTGGTTTCTGCCCACCTACGGCGACAGCCGGCTGATTGTCGGTGGTGGGCACGGCACGCCGGCCGGCGCCGCCGGGGGTGACCGCGAGGCGTCCATCGACTACCTGGCGTCGATCGTGCGGGGCGCCGAACGGTTCGGCTTCACGGGTGCGCTCATCCCGACCGGCGCCTGGTGTGAGGACGCCTTCGTGACCGCGGCGCTGCTGGCCCGGGAGACGACCTCACTGGCCTTCCTGGTGGCGTTCCGCCCCGGGCTGGTGAGCCCCACGCTGTCGGCGCAGATGGCCGCCACGTTCGCCCGCCACGCTCCGGGACGCATCCTGCTCAACGTCGTCGTCGGCGGGGAGGCACACGAGCAGCGCTCGTTCGGCGACCATCTGGACAAGGACGCCCGGTACGCCCGCGCCGACGAATTCCTCGACGTGGTGCGCCGGCTATGGGCCGGCGAGACCGTCAGCCTGGACGGCGAGTACATCCAGGTCGAGGAGGCCGCGCTGGCGGTGCCGCCCAGTCCGGTCCCGCCGCTGTACTTCGGTGGCAGCTCGAAGGCCGCCGGCCCGGTCGCGGCCCACCATGCCGATGTCTACCTCACCTGGGGTGAGCCGCCGGCCGCCGTGGCCGAGAAGATCGCCTGGATCCGCAAGGAAGCCGAGGCCGCGGGTCGCACGCTGCGCTTCGGCATTCGGCTGCACACCATCTCCCGCGACACGGCCGACGAGGCGTGGGCGCAGGCCGACAAGCTGATCGGCGCGCTCGACGAGGAGACCGTGCAGGCCGCCCAGGCCGGGCTGGCGCGCAGCCAGTCCGAGGGCCAGAAGCGGATGCTGGCGTTGCACCAGGCCAACCGGACCAACGGAACCTGGAGCGACGCACGCAGTTTGGAGATCGCGCCGAACCTGTGGTCGGGCGTCGGGCTGGTGCGCGGTGGGGCGGGGACCGCCCTGGTCGGCAGTCACGCCGAGGTGGCCGACCGGATCGCCGAGTACGCCGAGATCGGCATCGACGAGTTCATCTTCTCCGGGTATCCCCACCTGGAGGAGCTGTACTGGTTCGGCGAGGGCGTGGTGCCGATCCTGCGGGAACGCGGCCTGTTCAATCTTGGATCCGGGGCGGATTATCCGATGGCCCCCAGCGTCTCGATCCCGTTCGTCGGGTCGGCGCGCTAA
- a CDS encoding DUF177 domain-containing protein — MAGKNPLAIDISRLGLRPGSMIEVHETVPSPSRIGMDLIRIEQGAPLDLDLRIESVSEGALVTGTVSGPTTGECVRCLEPVSGEVSVDITELFAYPGSTTEATTEEDEVGHVVDDRVHIEQSLVDAVGLALPFSPMCREDCAGLCPDCGVALADAEPGHAHDKIDPRWAKLAALKDQAGDASDG; from the coding sequence ATGGCTGGCAAAAATCCCCTCGCGATCGACATCTCGCGGCTGGGTCTGCGGCCGGGCTCGATGATCGAGGTACACGAGACGGTGCCCTCGCCGTCGCGTATCGGGATGGACCTGATCCGTATCGAGCAGGGTGCCCCGCTGGATCTGGACCTGCGCATCGAATCGGTTTCCGAGGGCGCGCTGGTCACCGGCACCGTCTCCGGGCCCACCACCGGCGAATGTGTGCGCTGTCTGGAACCGGTCAGCGGTGAGGTGTCCGTCGACATCACCGAACTGTTCGCCTACCCGGGCAGCACCACCGAAGCGACCACCGAGGAAGACGAGGTCGGCCACGTCGTCGATGACCGCGTCCACATCGAGCAGTCTCTGGTGGACGCCGTCGGCCTGGCGCTGCCGTTCTCGCCGATGTGCCGGGAGGACTGCGCCGGGCTGTGCCCGGACTGCGGTGTCGCGCTCGCCGACGCCGAGCCGGGGCACGCGCACGACAAGATCGACCCCCGCTGGGCGAAGCTGGCCGCGTTGAAAGACCAAGCCGGAGATGCCAGTGACGGCTGA
- the rnc gene encoding ribonuclease III, producing MTAEHESLIEALGVRLPEDLLTIALTHRSFSYENGGLPTNERLEFLGDAVLGLTITEELYHRHPDRPEGDLAKLRASIVNTQALADVGRKLGLGTHLLLGKGEESSGGADKSSILADGVESLLGAIYLNQGNVIAREAILRLFSELLDTAPTLGAGLDWKSSLQELSVARGLGPPAYTVSAQGPDHDKEFTAIVVIAERQFGRGVGRTKKEAELKAAAAAWSAIDAAGDDETGDAGTP from the coding sequence GTGACGGCTGAGCACGAGTCGTTGATCGAAGCCCTTGGCGTGCGGTTGCCCGAGGATCTGCTCACCATCGCCCTGACTCACCGCAGCTTTTCCTATGAGAACGGCGGGCTGCCCACCAACGAGCGCCTGGAGTTCCTCGGCGACGCGGTGCTGGGTCTGACGATCACCGAGGAGCTCTACCACCGCCACCCCGATCGTCCCGAGGGCGACCTGGCCAAACTGCGTGCCAGCATCGTCAACACCCAGGCGCTGGCCGATGTCGGGCGCAAGCTCGGGCTCGGCACCCACCTGTTGCTCGGCAAGGGGGAGGAGAGCTCCGGCGGAGCCGACAAGTCCAGCATCCTCGCCGACGGTGTCGAATCCCTGCTGGGCGCAATTTATCTGAACCAGGGCAATGTGATTGCGCGGGAAGCGATCCTGCGGCTGTTCAGCGAACTGCTGGACACCGCACCGACACTCGGTGCCGGGCTGGACTGGAAGAGCAGCCTGCAGGAACTGTCCGTCGCCCGAGGCCTGGGCCCGCCGGCCTATACCGTCAGCGCTCAAGGGCCGGACCACGACAAGGAATTCACCGCGATCGTGGTGATCGCCGAGCGCCAATTCGGCCGCGGGGTCGGGCGCACCAAGAAAGAGGCAGAACTCAAGGCGGCCGCCGCAGCATGGAGCGCCATCGACGCCGCGGGCGACGACGAGACCGGGGATGCCGGAACTCCCTGA
- the mutM gene encoding bifunctional DNA-formamidopyrimidine glycosylase/DNA-(apurinic or apyrimidinic site) lyase: protein MPELPEVEVVRRGLAAHILDRTITDVQVLHPRAARRHLAGSIDLAARLRGNTITGTGRRGKYLWLTLSSGDALVVHLGMSGQMLLGDVPNPSHLRIATTLDNGVSMNFVDQRTFGGWMLTDLVTIDGTEVPEPVAHIARDPLDPEFNRDGVVTVLRRKHSEIKRQLLDQTVVSGIGNIYADEALWRAKINGGRLASALTRRQLAELLDAAAEVMTGALSQGGTSFDSLYVNVNGESGYFERSLEAYGRVDQGCRRCGAVMQRDKFMNRSSYYCPKCQPPPRIRRTSSAG, encoded by the coding sequence ATGCCGGAACTCCCTGAGGTCGAGGTGGTGCGGCGGGGGCTGGCCGCACACATCCTTGACCGCACCATCACCGATGTGCAGGTGCTGCACCCACGCGCCGCGCGCAGGCACCTCGCCGGCTCGATCGACCTGGCCGCGCGGCTGCGTGGCAACACCATCACCGGAACCGGCCGACGCGGAAAGTACTTGTGGCTTACCCTTTCCAGCGGTGACGCGTTGGTCGTGCACCTCGGAATGAGCGGGCAGATGCTGCTCGGTGATGTCCCGAACCCGTCGCATCTGCGGATCGCCACGACGCTCGACAACGGTGTCTCGATGAATTTCGTCGACCAACGCACCTTCGGGGGTTGGATGCTCACCGATCTGGTGACCATCGACGGCACCGAGGTGCCCGAACCCGTCGCGCACATCGCCCGTGACCCGCTGGATCCCGAGTTCAACCGCGACGGCGTGGTCACGGTGTTGCGGCGCAAGCATTCCGAGATCAAGCGTCAGTTGCTGGACCAGACGGTGGTCTCCGGGATCGGCAATATCTACGCCGACGAGGCGCTCTGGCGGGCCAAGATCAACGGCGGCCGGCTGGCGTCGGCCCTGACCAGACGGCAACTGGCCGAGCTGCTGGACGCCGCCGCCGAGGTGATGACCGGCGCGCTGAGCCAGGGCGGGACGTCGTTCGATTCGCTGTATGTGAATGTCAACGGCGAATCCGGATACTTCGAGCGCTCGCTGGAGGCCTACGGGCGCGTCGACCAAGGGTGCCGGCGCTGCGGTGCGGTGATGCAGCGCGACAAGTTCATGAACCGTTCGTCGTACTACTGTCCCAAATGCCAACCGCCCCCGAGGATTCGGCGCACATCTAGCGCTGGCTGA